The DNA window ATATTACTTTTATGGAGCATTAGGTTTTCAGTATAATGAATTTGGAAAAGAAGTTAAGGCTTTCTTATTTAGTATTATAGAGACAAAATAAACAAAGCTATTGAGATTACCAGGGCAATCAAGACTATAACTGTTTTTTTTGTTTTAGATAATTTGGCCATAATTCTATCCATCCTATATTTCTTCTTTCCTGCTTGACAGAAAAGTATAAGTGCAAGAATATTTTTCTTGAGATGAGCTACCAGACAATCGCAATAGAAATCACAGCTAAATGTAGGAATTGTAATAATCCGATTGCTTTAAATGCCTGTGTGAATGAGTTTCACTGTTCTCATTGCAGAGGGGTTTTTACCATTACTGAAAAACAATGGATGCTTATCATAGACGAAATGAAAGATGCAGGGTTTAAACTTGTGCCAAATGCAGAGTTACGAACTACAGTTCATAATGATTCAACAGGCACTTTACGAATTATCATTAAAAAAATAAACCCTATTTGCCCCGGATGTAAAAAACCTATTCGCATAAACAATATAGATACTGAAATTCCAAAGATTCGCTGTACAAATTGTTCAGAAGAAATTTCACAGAGAAAGGCAGATGCCTATTTTCAGAAAGCAGAACTCGTAAACTTTATTGCTGAAGACAATCTCCAGATAAGGGAATCTATAAACTCCTATTTTTCAGAAACTCCAAACTTATCCTGTGTGAATTGCGGAGTTAATATAAAAGTAGATGGTAAGGAAAGACTTTGTATCTGCCAATATTGTAATACACAAAATATTATCCCGGATACTATTTGGTACAAGCTACATCCCTCAGAAAAAGTCAATACCTGGTATGCAAGTTTTACTACAAATTTCAACAGGGAAAAAAGAGAGTTCACCTTTGGTGGCACCTATGCCCTTACAGTTGATGAGGAGGACATACTCTATTGTGTGGGCTCTCCTCCTGATAACGATATTGCACTATGGGCGATGACACCCAAATGTGAACTTAAATGGATGAAACTCTTACCTGATAATTACGATTGCAAGGGTGTAGAATTAACTTCAGAAGGAAATCTTCTCGTGTGGAGTGACAATGAGCATTCAGCTATGCTATTTAATAAAAATACAGGAGAGTTTATAAAGCATTTAGGAGGTAAAGAACCGGAGGGAAGCAAAATTCATATGCTCGATCTGGAAAGATGCGAATCCCTGGCAACAGATCCGGCAGGCTCTATTGTGGCATTTTTATACGGAAGAATTTTACGTTTTTCTAATTATGGAAAAGGAATTGCTACCTGGCCACCTCATGGCTTTTTTTTCCGAAAAGAAAGACTTAGCTCCATCTATAAAGAGGGAGAAGATAAAAATAAGTCTAATCTGGTTTATTATGCACGCCAGGCCTCTTTTGTATATCCACAGAAATTATCTAATTACTCCAGGGTATATTCCAGCTTTGTACAACACACTTCCATTCACATTTCCCGTGACAGTTCTTTAATTGTATATGCACCTCATCTTTTAGATTCCAGGAGATGTTTTATCGGTGGAGCCCATATTACAAAGTTTAACAAAGAAGGCCGAATCGTTTTTAAGTTAGAATTGAAAGCTAAAACTTTAGAAACCTTTGCTCCCCGTACAGATGCAGAAGAAAATATTTATATAGCTATTGATGATATTGATGAAACAGAAAATAGACGCCATAAACTTTTTAGAATAAAAGCCGATGGCAGCGAAATCCAAATGATAAAATCCGGAAGAATGGGAATTTCTTCTATTGGAAAAATGGCAGTTAATGCTATGGGAACTATATATATGCTTTCCGAAGACGGAGGCCTTAGAATTTTCTCTAAAAGTGGTGATTTAATATGGAGAAATAAACAGGCCCAATATGAAGATAATCTCGAATAACATTCTTATACATGGATATTTCACCTAATAATCATTAAAAAACTTTTCTGATTCAAATAAAATCCCGTAAATACTGACACTTTCTCTTATTTCATTTACCTTTATATACAGAGGTAATTGAAATGAGAAAGCTCCTTTTACTTCTCTTTCTCTTCTCGTTTATTTGGGCTGAAGAAAAATTTCATAATGTCCTTATTTTAGAGCCGGATAATGCTTTAGAGTTGGCATTGAGAAGACAAATGTATTTGAAATTCATTCGGGAAAAGAAAGAGATTAACCAACAATATATCAAAGAAAAATGGATGGACTATCTTCCCAGTCTGGGTATTTCCTATAGCCGACAGAAGTATATCCTGAAAGAAAATGAAGACATTATTTATAATGAATTGCGTTTGAATGCAGAACAACTTATTTACGATGGTGGAAGAAGAAATACTGAACTTGAACTGGCCAAATTAAATTTATCCTTAAGTAAAGAAGAATATAGAAATGAGCTGAATAGGAGCACCTATGAATTTAAAAATGCTTATCAAACTGTACTGGCTTCTCAAATTAAAACAAGACTCTACTATAAATCTTATATTCGATCTCTAAAAGAACTCAAATGGATTGAAAAAGAACTTGGGGAGGGATTTCTAACCGAAAGTGACAAACTCTATTCAGAAAGCCGTTTAAAAGAAGTAGAGCTTTACCTCCAAAAGGCAAAAAACGAATACAGCTCATCCCTGAGGGAATTAAAAAGACAACTTGGTATAATTGCAAAAGAAAAAGTATTACTGTCTGATAACTTACTAATAGACTATATCCTTCGAAAACCTCCTTTAAGCTATCAGGATTTTAAATCTACAATTACTCAAAATGCCGGCTTAAAAGCAAAAAAAGAATTACTCCAGGCCCGCATCGCTCAAAGGGAGAAGTCAATGCAGGATAAATTTTATCTTCCCAATATAAGTTTAGGAGCTTACCTCGGAAAAACTTCTGAAACTTTTCCCTTAAACAAAACAAACTGGGGTGTTTACTTCAAACTGGCCTTTCCATTCGGAGGTAATCCCGGATTTAGTTCTAATTCTTCACTGAATAGTCGTTCTAATAATAGCCCTGATACAGGAGTGAATGTAAAGAGTCGGAATATCAATTCTTTACAGCAATCAGATCTACAAGTACCCAATCATTACTCGATTAGAAGAAAACAAATGGAGAGCCATTTGAATTTTAGAAAAAGCGTTTATTCTTACAATTCTAAACTTTTGAATATTGAACAGGGGATAGAAGAAAACCTTGGCCTTTTAAATGAACACTGGAATTCAATCCGACTATCTATGAAAACTATTGAAGTAAAACATAAACTCTTAGGAATACAGCAATTAGCCTTGCAGGTAGGTTCCGGTAAGCGTCTCGATGTTTTAAATTCAGAGCTTGATCTGATAAAAGCAGAAGACTTTCTTTTTGAAAGTTTACTTTCTTACTTCCGTGTTGCCAATCATTTAATTTTTATTACAGGTGATAATACTTTATCGACTACATTTTACTCTTATGAAAAAGGAAAAGGAAGCATGAAAGATTTTTTATCAGGACTTGAAGATACAAGGACTAATCACTCTGAAAAAGAAGAAAGGAATACTATTTTAGATAATACAGACAAACTAATATTGGATGAGGTTACAATCGAATGAAAAATAGGTTAATTCTTTTCTTAGTTTTCTTATCTTCCTGTAATATTCTGGAAAATAAGTTAAAAGATTTAAGTGGAAATATGTTGAATCTTCTGGGCTACGGAGACAAAGAGAAGTTTCAGGTTCTTACAAGTTATCCTTCAGAATCGGGTTATGTAAATAGACAGGATACTATAAGTTTACAATTTAACAGGGAAATTAGTCCCCGTTCCTGCATGTCTGCATTTAACCTGCAACCGGCACTACCAGGCAACTTCACAGTGCAGCTAAATTCTCTTACTTTTAAGCCTTTTACTGAATTTGTTCCCGGACTTACTTATGTTTTAAGCCTTGGAAAATCCTGCGAAGATAAATCAGGGAATGATCTAAACGAAACATTTGTTCTAACTTTTCAGGTTGCAGGAGATACGAGTCTTCCGGAATTACTCACCATATCCACAAAAAGAGAACCTGAGTGCAATGATAATTCAGTTTATACACAGGTTTATCCAACAGAGGATAATAACATTCGAAAAGGACTCTGTAAAAATACTTCGTTTCGTTTTGCATTTAGCAAGAGCATGAATCCGGATAGTGTAGAACTCAGCTTGCAATTCCAACCGGCACTTACAGGTTCCTACGCCTGGTCAGAAAACAACCGAATGCTTGAATTTCAACCAGCTTTCGAATTACGAAATGCTATGAACTATTTCTTAGCTATTTCTAAAGAAGCGATGGACTCTATTAAAAATCCTTTAAAAGATAATATTCGATTTTCATTTCAGGTGGGAAGAGATATAAATCCTCCCGAAATTATCCTTCTTGATGGATACAAGAAAGATGGGCAATCCTGTAAGCCGGGCAAGTTATACTCGGAAACCGAAGCCCTCGGTCTATCTGATAAAATCGGTTTATGTTCTTCTCTTTATCCGAACTCAGATAATTCTCCAATCTATATTCACTTCAGCGAAAATATAGACAGCTCTTCTCTTGAATCTGCTTTTCAGATCCAACCCTTCATCAACGGAATCAAGCACTGGAAGAATTCACATCATCCTTCCTGTGGGAAAAGTGGAGACTGTTCGGAGAAAAGTTTACTCGTTTTTACTCCCTCCGTTCCCTGGGAACACGGCAAAACCTATGTCATTAGCCTGGATACTTCCTTGCAAGATACGGTCGGTAACTTTCTAAAAGATTCTTATACTACCCATTTCACTATAGGAACTGATTTTAAAAAGCCCAGGCTTCTAAGATGGGGAATGAGACTTAATTTGGGAAGCGGAGACTGTGAAAACTCGGATATAACATTTTTTGAACCCGATACAGAAGGAAAGATAATTCGCTTTATTCCCTGCAAAGGAAAATCAGCGCTTATCTTAGAATTTTCTGAAGATATAAATCCTTTACACTTCATTAAAAACTTAAAAATAAGTCCTGCTTTTTCCTTTCAGCATGAGTGGGGAAAAGCTTCACATTCAGACTGTGGCAGCACAGGTCATTGCGGAAACTATAGTCGAATACAAATAACTCCTCATGAAAATTATAGTAATGAAGAAATACAGATCCAGCTTTCAAATGCTTTATTAGACCCCGAAACAAACCCTGCCGAAACCGATTATAGTATTTATTTTGCTACAAGTCCGGACACGGAATCTCCCTTCCTTGATCTTGACAGAGGAGCCGTTTTTGCTGACTACGATACGGAATGTAAAGGATTAGCATTTACGAATATTTCAAACAACGAAAAAGGAATTTGTTCGCTTGCCGGAGGAATCAAATTTAAGTTCGTATTTACAGAAGCGATGGAAGAAAGCTCTGTCCTCAGAAGTTTTTCCATCCAACCGGCTGTTAAAGGAATTTTCAAAAAAGAAAGTGCCGATACTTTTAGCTTTTTTCCTACGGAATCTCTAGTTACATTTCAACAGTATAAATTGCAATTTTCTACAGAAGCAAAGGATTTATCCGGTAAAAATTTACGAGAGAATTTCAGCTTCAGTTTCATTACAGGAGATGGTACAGGCTCTATGGACGTTACAAATCCGAGTTTGATTTCTGTCAGAGCTGATGCAGAAAGAGACCCCGGAAGCTGTGATGGTAAAGCAGAAATGGACTTGCTATCTAATGATGCAGCAGATGATATATGCAGTTTTAATTTAAATGAGGTATTAAAAGGACCTATAATTACATTTCAATTCAGTGAAGAGATGAATAAAGACTCGGTTTTACAGGCTCTACACATTTCTCCTTCTGTATCCGGAAATATAAACTGGTTAAGTTCGAGTTCATTGGAGTATAGAATAGATAAACCTTTGCAACAGGGAATTGGCTATGAAATCGAACTTACGAAAGATGCAAAAGATATAAAAGGGAATCCGTTAAATCAGGATTTTTATAAACTTTTTCGAGTTTCTGAATACAAACTTTCTCCAAAAGTTATTTCTATTACCGGCAAAACCGCTTCTCTTTCTGACTGCAATAAGGATCTGTATACTTTAAAAACCCTTAATACTACTACACCTGTTTCCGGTTTCTGCACAAAGGAGAATCGTTCTTTTCTTTTTGACTTTTCTGAAGATATGGATAAGCTTTCTCTGGAATCCTATTTAAAACTTTCTCCATTCATTCCATTGAATTTTACCTGGATTTCAGCCCAAGAACTTGAAATAAAACCCGCAACGGAATTACAATACGGACAAATTTATTCCTTTCGTCTCTCTTCTGAAATTAAAGATATTCAGGGACAGTACATGAATCCTGCTGAATATTCTTTCATTGCGGGAGAATTAGACAGTACAAAACCCAATTTATCTTGTTCTAATTGCGGCTTATTTCTGGAACTGAATGAAGATGCAGACGGATGCTCCAACAGTGAAGCAGATGACATACAGGTAAAGGATAGTGCAATTGTAAATAAAGTATGCAGGACTCAAACCCTAAAACTGAATTTTAGCGAAGAAATTGATTTAAATTCCTTTACTTCTTCTTTCAGTGTTTCTCCCTATTTCTCCTTTTCAACTTATCAGGAAGGTACTTCTGTGTACATACGAGCCTTAAACCCTCTTGAAGAAAATACACAATTTGAGATACAGTTACAAAACTCTCTCAGGGATCTAAGCGGAAATACCCTGGATAAAGCCTACAGGTTTACATTTCAGACAGAACAAACTTCACCGGAAGTAATCGGTATCGGACTGGAAAGTCAAAGTAACTGCTCTGATATAAACTCTGAAGGAAGTCCTATCGGTGGAGACTGGTTTATGACAAATTGTTTTTGGAAAAGACCTTCCCCTATTCTCTCAGGTTCAAGCTATCTTTTTCACGGGGGAAATGCGGTATGTGGCACAGATAGTAAAAGTGATAATATTCGAATAATTTTTTCTAAGCCTATGAATATCCACAGCAGTATTAGTTCTATCAGCCTGAAACGTATTTCACCTCCTCAATCTTTTATCCAAAAAGCCAGTTGGAAATGGACAGATTCCAATCGTGTATTAACACTCAAATTTTCGGAAGATCTTGCAAGCTGTTCCGGAAATCAACCGGGTTCTTTTGATCTTTCTTTTAATCCTCAGGATAGTTTAACCGAATATCCATTTTATCTCCTTGAGATTGATAAAAGTGCTGAAGATGAAGAAGGAAACCGTCTCTATAAAACATTTTATTTTACAATGGAAGGAAATTAACATGAAGTTAGTATTTTCTACTATTCTTATTATCTTAAGTAATTGCAATTCTATAAATCCGTTTTATTCACCAGGAACTTTAAAGTCAAGTTATACCGGATCTAAAAAACCTCTACTTTTCATTTCTGAGTTTGAAAAAAGAAAAGAAGAAATTATATCAGGAGCAAGTCGCGATTTTCGAGACGGATTAGAATATCATCTGATTGAGAAGGGCTACCCTCTTTCTGAATATAAGGAAAGAAAAATACTCTTTCGGGAAGATGAAGTGAAAACTCCTCCTTACGAATACCTTC is part of the Leptospiraceae bacterium genome and encodes:
- a CDS encoding TolC family protein, with the protein product MRKLLLLLFLFSFIWAEEKFHNVLILEPDNALELALRRQMYLKFIREKKEINQQYIKEKWMDYLPSLGISYSRQKYILKENEDIIYNELRLNAEQLIYDGGRRNTELELAKLNLSLSKEEYRNELNRSTYEFKNAYQTVLASQIKTRLYYKSYIRSLKELKWIEKELGEGFLTESDKLYSESRLKEVELYLQKAKNEYSSSLRELKRQLGIIAKEKVLLSDNLLIDYILRKPPLSYQDFKSTITQNAGLKAKKELLQARIAQREKSMQDKFYLPNISLGAYLGKTSETFPLNKTNWGVYFKLAFPFGGNPGFSSNSSLNSRSNNSPDTGVNVKSRNINSLQQSDLQVPNHYSIRRKQMESHLNFRKSVYSYNSKLLNIEQGIEENLGLLNEHWNSIRLSMKTIEVKHKLLGIQQLALQVGSGKRLDVLNSELDLIKAEDFLFESLLSYFRVANHLIFITGDNTLSTTFYSYEKGKGSMKDFLSGLEDTRTNHSEKEERNTILDNTDKLILDEVTIE
- a CDS encoding Ig-like domain-containing protein, with product MKNRLILFLVFLSSCNILENKLKDLSGNMLNLLGYGDKEKFQVLTSYPSESGYVNRQDTISLQFNREISPRSCMSAFNLQPALPGNFTVQLNSLTFKPFTEFVPGLTYVLSLGKSCEDKSGNDLNETFVLTFQVAGDTSLPELLTISTKREPECNDNSVYTQVYPTEDNNIRKGLCKNTSFRFAFSKSMNPDSVELSLQFQPALTGSYAWSENNRMLEFQPAFELRNAMNYFLAISKEAMDSIKNPLKDNIRFSFQVGRDINPPEIILLDGYKKDGQSCKPGKLYSETEALGLSDKIGLCSSLYPNSDNSPIYIHFSENIDSSSLESAFQIQPFINGIKHWKNSHHPSCGKSGDCSEKSLLVFTPSVPWEHGKTYVISLDTSLQDTVGNFLKDSYTTHFTIGTDFKKPRLLRWGMRLNLGSGDCENSDITFFEPDTEGKIIRFIPCKGKSALILEFSEDINPLHFIKNLKISPAFSFQHEWGKASHSDCGSTGHCGNYSRIQITPHENYSNEEIQIQLSNALLDPETNPAETDYSIYFATSPDTESPFLDLDRGAVFADYDTECKGLAFTNISNNEKGICSLAGGIKFKFVFTEAMEESSVLRSFSIQPAVKGIFKKESADTFSFFPTESLVTFQQYKLQFSTEAKDLSGKNLRENFSFSFITGDGTGSMDVTNPSLISVRADAERDPGSCDGKAEMDLLSNDAADDICSFNLNEVLKGPIITFQFSEEMNKDSVLQALHISPSVSGNINWLSSSSLEYRIDKPLQQGIGYEIELTKDAKDIKGNPLNQDFYKLFRVSEYKLSPKVISITGKTASLSDCNKDLYTLKTLNTTTPVSGFCTKENRSFLFDFSEDMDKLSLESYLKLSPFIPLNFTWISAQELEIKPATELQYGQIYSFRLSSEIKDIQGQYMNPAEYSFIAGELDSTKPNLSCSNCGLFLELNEDADGCSNSEADDIQVKDSAIVNKVCRTQTLKLNFSEEIDLNSFTSSFSVSPYFSFSTYQEGTSVYIRALNPLEENTQFEIQLQNSLRDLSGNTLDKAYRFTFQTEQTSPEVIGIGLESQSNCSDINSEGSPIGGDWFMTNCFWKRPSPILSGSSYLFHGGNAVCGTDSKSDNIRIIFSKPMNIHSSISSISLKRISPPQSFIQKASWKWTDSNRVLTLKFSEDLASCSGNQPGSFDLSFNPQDSLTEYPFYLLEIDKSAEDEEGNRLYKTFYFTMEGN